The following DNA comes from Candidatus Peregrinibacteria bacterium.
CAAGTGAGGTTCCCATTTTCTCTTGATCTGCTTTTGTCTTTGGCTCAATGGCGATAGAAATAACTGGCTCTGGAAAAGTCATTTCCTCAAGAATAACTGCTTTATCAGGATCGCAAAGAGTGTCTCCTGTTCGAACATCTTTAATTCCTACTGCGGCACCAATGCCTCCGGCGGGAACACTTTCGATTTCTTTTCGGGTATTTGCATGCATTTGAACAATACGTCCGACACGTTCCTTATTCCCCGTGCGCGGATTGTAGACGTATGACCCAGATTTCATGACTCCAGAGTAGACCCGGAAAAAACAAAGTTTTCCGATAAACGGATCGGTTGCCACTTTAAACATGATAGCGGCAAGTGGCTCATCATCACTTGGTTTTCGTTGAACATCTGTTTCCGTTTTCTCATCTTTTCCTGTAACTGGCGGAACATCGAGTGGGCTTGGAAGATAGTCGAGTACCGCGTCAAGCGTCTGTTGTACTCCTGTATTTTGCAGTGCCGATCCACAGAGCACCGGATAAACCTTGGTCTGAACGACTCCTTTTCGAATAGCCTTTTTGATCTGTTCCTCAGTAACTTCTTCTCCTCCGAGATATTTCTCCATAAGGTCATCATCAAACTCCGATGCTTTTTCAATGAGTTTTTCGCGATATTCTTCAACCTTATCAACCATGTCTGCCGGCATTTCAATTTCTATAACATCTTCCCCTGCTTTTCCTTCGTAGCGGTAGGCTTTTTTTGTTATGAGATCAACAATTCCTACAAATTCGCTCTCAGCACCAATTGGAAGCTGAATAGCAATAGCATCTGGTGAAAGGCGTTTGTGAATAGAATCAAGCGACATATAAAAATCCGCCCCCATTTTGTCCATTTTGTTTACAAATGCAACGCGCGGAACACGATACTTATCTGCCTGTCGCCATACGGTTTCAGACTGTGGTTCAACCCCCTGCGATCCATCAAAGACTGCTATTCCACCATCAAGCACACGAAGTGAGCGCTCTACCTCTACGGTAAAGTCTACGTGTCCAGGAGTGTCGATAATATTAATGGTATAGAGTGGAAATTGTGACCACGTTCCTTTCCATTCGCAATACGTCGCAGCGGAGGTAATGGTAATTCCTCGCTCTTTTTCTTGTTCCATCCAGTCCATTTGTGAAGCACCATCGTGAGTTTCTCCAATTTTGTGGGTTCGTCCGGCATAAAACAAAATACGCTCAGTAGTAGTGGTTTTTCCCGCATCAATATGCGCAAAAATACCAATATTTCGGTGCCTTGCAAGATCTGCCATAAAAAGAAGGATAAAAAAATGCAAGGCGCATTGTACGAGCTTTTTTTGTCTCTGTCGAGAAGTTTTCGTGAAGCGGAATATTTTTCCGCTTTTCTTCTACTATTTGATAAAATGAAACTATGAGTCAAAAAACAGGTAAAGGGACAGAATTTTCCGGAGATTAAAAAGAGGGAACGTGGTTTTTTAAGTGGAGAGCGTTTTGCGATGTCCTTCTTCCGTTTGTTCTAAAGTGGCTTCAGACATATCACCTCACTATGCTGACGCTTGTGTGGAGTCTTTGTATTATTGTTTTGGGATTTTTGGCGAAATATAACGTTCAATTTCTCTGGTGAATCTTCCTTCTTGTTGTGTTTCAGTACATTACCGATCTTCTCGATGGTGTTGTTGAAGGGTCATGAAACACAGGACTTATTAAGTGGGGATACTATTATGGATCATCTTCTTGATTATTTTTTCCTCTCTTTATTTCTCATTAGTTACGGGTTTCTCTTGCCACATTACTGCAAGTTTCCAATGTTTCTTTTGCAAGCGGTTATCTCTGGATATATGATCCAAGCACTCCTTTCTTTTGCCACGAAAAATACGTTTACTATTAGCTATTTTGGATTTGGTCTTACGAAAATGAGAGTTCCCTTGGCTCTTGAGTAATAGATTTTAGAATTTTCTCAAGATCCTTAGGTTTTATCATATCGATTCTATAAACGGAAGAGCCCTCTTTTCGCCTAATAATTTTGTCAAAAAGTTTGATGGAGAATTCCAAAAAGAGTCGCAAGAACTCGACTTTGTACTGTTTCTCGATGGAAGTGAGAAGGAAAAAAGCGCAACCGAAAAAGACGCTGAGGCATTTCGAAAAACATGGAAACGACCCAAGTAGTATGTGGTAGATGAATATTTGAGGAGTATTTAAAAAAGTCTCCTACAAAAAAACACCTCTTTGTATGTTGAGAGGTGTTTTTTTGATGTTTATGTGTATGTGACGATAGCTATTCTTTCTCGTGATCTTTAGGTTTCTTTCCAAAATTTCCTGCCCAACTCACCACTTGTTCCTTCTTGAAAAATCCATATCCAACACTCGCAAGAAAAATGGCAAGTGCTGCTATAGCAATCCAGAGTCCCGAACCAGTCGCCGCCGCTTTCAGGGCTTCTGTTTCCGATTGTTTAATGGTTTCTGGTGCTGGTGCTGTTTTCATTGATATATCTTCCTCTCTGTGAACGTACATTTTTTGAATTTCAAAATCCCCATCTTTTGTTATTGCCGTAATCGTTACCTTTTTCCCCAAGTAGGAAGCAAGGTCTTTTTTTGTGGAAATAGGAATGATTTCTCCAGAATCGAGGAGCAGTTCATACGAATTTTCTTCCGCAGTAGCCGACTCGCCCGGCATAAGTTGTCCGGTATAATTCATTTCTTCTATTGTTCCATCTGTCGTTTCGGTGATATCAGCATCAATTGGTGGTGGAGGAGGCGGAGGTGGACCCTGAAGAACATAAGACTGGATTCCATACCCACCAGTATCCTCTTGTTTTAAATTTTTTGGTGGTGCTGCAAAAGGATCAAAATCTTCTGCAAATGCAGAAAATGGAGAAAGAACAAGCGAAGCGAGAAAAAAAGTCGCTCCGAGGGGTCTGAAAAAGTGCTGAGTTTTCATCTCGGTTTTTCTAAAAAATTCCTACCATACTAACATCATCTTCTGGAAAAAGCAAATTACAAAAACCCCTTGTTTCGTTTCTTCCTATCATTTGGTGATAAAGAGGGGAATGATAAGAAATAAAGAATGATGATATTTTAAAAAAGAAGAGATGACATTTTTTTCTGACTGTGTCAGAATGGTCGAGAAATTTTGTTATTTTCATGAAAATCCTTGTTGTTGGCAGTGGAGCCCGTGAACATGCTCTCTGTAAGGCTCTTTCCAAAAGTAAGGAACGACCGAGCATTGTTGCATTTTGCGATACACATAATGCAGGAATCGCTCATCTCTCTTCTCGAATAGAAATAGGAGATATTTTGGATATGAAACATCTTCAGAAAATTGCGCAAGAGGAAAAACCAGATTTTGCCATTATTGGACCAGAAAGTCCTATTGCTGAGGGTGCTGCAGATGTACTTGCTGAAATAGGAGTTCCAAGTATTGCTCCCACAAAACGATTGGCACGCATTGAAAGCTCAAAAAGTTTTACTCGAAAACTTATTCATAAGTACGAGATCACCGGAAATCCAAAGTATCAAGTCTTTTTTGAAGAAGAGGGGATGCTAGAATTTGCAAAGGAATGCGGAGAAATAGTAGTAAAGTTTGATGGTCTCGCCGGAGGAAAGGGTGTCCGTGTACAAGGAGACCATTTTTCCACTCTCGAAGAAGGCTTGATCTATGCCAAGGAGTGTATCAAGGAATCGGGAAAAGTTCTTCTTGAGGAAAAACTCGTTGGACAAGAGTTTTCACTCATGTTTTTTAGTGATGGAGAAACCATCGTTCCTATGCCCGTTGTGCAAGACAATAAGCGAGCGCTTGTAGATGATGAGGGACCAAATACAGGAGGAATGGGTTCCATATCAGATGCAAACCATACACTTCCTTTTTTACTTCAGAAGGATATTGATGAGGCAAAGGAAATGACAACGAAAGTGATTGGAGCACTTCAGGCGGAGTGTGAAGAAAAATATAAGGGGATTATTTTTGGTGGTTTTATTGCCACAAAAAATGGAGTTCGTCTTGTAGAATACAATGCTCGATTTGGTGATCCTGAAGCTCTGAATATACTTCCGATTCTTGCAAGTGATTTTGTAAGTGTATGTACTGCTATTCTCGAGGGAAACCTCAAAAAAATGGAAGTAGAATTTTATGAACAAGCAACCGTTTGTAAGTATATTGTCCCAGAGGGGTATCCGGTAAAGCCTGTAAAAGATGTTCCTATTGTTATTGATGATTCAAAAATTCCAGAAGAAGTAGAGCTTTTTTATGGAAATGTTGATGTTCTGGAAGGTCGATTTCTTCTCAAGGGGTCACGCGCAGTGGCGGTGGTTGGGATTGCCGATTCGCTTCCTGAAGCTCAGTATTTAGCAGAGGAAGCAACAAAAGCTGTAGAAGGTCCCGTGTTTCATCGAGAAGATATTGGAACAGGAAGGCTTCTCCGTAAACGAAAGGAAATGATGGATCTTTTGAGAAAAGTGCAATAAGAGAGTTTTTGTTGTGTTGGAAAAAGTGAAAAGTGAGAAATACATAATCTTTTCCTTTACAAAAACAAATAAAAGTCGTTACCATTCTTTGCCCATTCGTCAATGATCAGTGATCACGGACATCTGGTCGATGATTCTTTGTCTTTCTCTATGACCTTTGAACACCTCGGGCTGAAGCCCAATCTTCTGAAGAGTATTTCCGAAATGGGATTTGTAAATCCGAGTCCTGTTCAGGAGCAAGCTATTCCTGTTATTCTCTCTGGAAAAGATATTGTTGCCCAAGCGCATACTGGAACAGGAAAAACTGCCGCATTTGGATTGCCATGTTTGCAAAATATGAAAAAAGGAGAAGGAGCGCAACTGCTCGTTATCACTCCTACGCGTGAACTTGCGCATCAGGTGAGCGATGAACTTTTTGCGTTTGGAAAATATGATGCCGTTCAAACTGTGGTTATTTCTGGTGGAAAATCATATTCACAGCAAATAGGAATGGTTCGAAATGGGGCGCAGGTGGTCGTTGCAACACCAGGTCGCCTTCTTGATCTTTTGAAAACAAAAAAACTCGGCGTATTTTCACCTTCCATGATTGTGCTTGATGAAGCGGATGAAATGCTTGATATGGGTTTTTTAGATGATATTCAAGAAATTTTTTCTTTTCTTCCTGAGAGTCGACAGACTCTTCTCTTTTCCGCAACGATTCCAGCTCCAATTCAGTCATTAGCAAAAAATATTCTTAAGACTCCCGAAATTGTTCGTATTACTAAAAAAGAAGATGGAGCCATCAATAAAGATATTGAAGAGCTTTATTGTGTTATTGATGAGCACGAGCGAGATGATGCACTTGTTCGCATCATGGAGAGCGAGGAGCCAAAAAAGGCGGTAGTGTTTTGTCGAACAAAGAGTGAGGTCGATCGTCTTTCCACTATGCTCATGAGTCGAGGATACCCTGCAAAAGGACTTCATGGAGATATGGAACAGCGACAACGATCATCCGTTATGCAGAGTTTTCAGGGTGGTGCTGTGACCATACTTGTTGCAACGGATGTTGCGGCTCGTGGATTAGATGTTCGAGAGGTGT
Coding sequences within:
- the fusA gene encoding elongation factor G, with protein sequence MADLARHRNIGIFAHIDAGKTTTTERILFYAGRTHKIGETHDGASQMDWMEQEKERGITITSAATYCEWKGTWSQFPLYTINIIDTPGHVDFTVEVERSLRVLDGGIAVFDGSQGVEPQSETVWRQADKYRVPRVAFVNKMDKMGADFYMSLDSIHKRLSPDAIAIQLPIGAESEFVGIVDLITKKAYRYEGKAGEDVIEIEMPADMVDKVEEYREKLIEKASEFDDDLMEKYLGGEEVTEEQIKKAIRKGVVQTKVYPVLCGSALQNTGVQQTLDAVLDYLPSPLDVPPVTGKDEKTETDVQRKPSDDEPLAAIMFKVATDPFIGKLCFFRVYSGVMKSGSYVYNPRTGNKERVGRIVQMHANTRKEIESVPAGGIGAAVGIKDVRTGDTLCDPDKAVILEEMTFPEPVISIAIEPKTKADQEKMGTSLGKLTEEDPTFRVRTDEETGQTIISGMGELHLDIIVDRLRREFKVEANVGKPQVAYRETIQKEVSVEEKYAKQTGGRGQYGHVLITIAPQEAGKGYEFQDKVVGGRIPKEFIPAVDKGVKEAMTRGIVAGYPVVDVLVQLTDGSYHDVDSSEFSFKAAGSLAFQKAAKIASPILLEPIMAVEVVTPEEYMGDVMGNINSRRGQINEMTDRGTAKVVRAKVPLAEMFGYATDVRSMTQGRANYSMEFSHYEKVPKNVEEKIREERGIK
- the purD gene encoding phosphoribosylamine--glycine ligase yields the protein MKILVVGSGAREHALCKALSKSKERPSIVAFCDTHNAGIAHLSSRIEIGDILDMKHLQKIAQEEKPDFAIIGPESPIAEGAADVLAEIGVPSIAPTKRLARIESSKSFTRKLIHKYEITGNPKYQVFFEEEGMLEFAKECGEIVVKFDGLAGGKGVRVQGDHFSTLEEGLIYAKECIKESGKVLLEEKLVGQEFSLMFFSDGETIVPMPVVQDNKRALVDDEGPNTGGMGSISDANHTLPFLLQKDIDEAKEMTTKVIGALQAECEEKYKGIIFGGFIATKNGVRLVEYNARFGDPEALNILPILASDFVSVCTAILEGNLKKMEVEFYEQATVCKYIVPEGYPVKPVKDVPIVIDDSKIPEEVELFYGNVDVLEGRFLLKGSRAVAVVGIADSLPEAQYLAEEATKAVEGPVFHREDIGTGRLLRKRKEMMDLLRKVQ
- a CDS encoding DEAD/DEAH box helicase: MTFEHLGLKPNLLKSISEMGFVNPSPVQEQAIPVILSGKDIVAQAHTGTGKTAAFGLPCLQNMKKGEGAQLLVITPTRELAHQVSDELFAFGKYDAVQTVVISGGKSYSQQIGMVRNGAQVVVATPGRLLDLLKTKKLGVFSPSMIVLDEADEMLDMGFLDDIQEIFSFLPESRQTLLFSATIPAPIQSLAKNILKTPEIVRITKKEDGAINKDIEELYCVIDEHERDDALVRIMESEEPKKAVVFCRTKSEVDRLSTMLMSRGYPAKGLHGDMEQRQRSSVMQSFQGGAVTILVATDVAARGLDVREVSHVINFHIPFEPESYIHRIGRTARAGEKGRAITLVTPREWRDLRRIRQKSGSQMIHRPLPTMGDVQKENAKRLMIELQNQKIHEFSGVFFEELVNTMGIEQAAQKLVSYILQSNDVPGPQSIGITGERLNRFFFDIENGGDGREGKRSGGFHGRGSGGYFRRSGGKPSGGGSGRYSGESGGGRKPSGSGGGKGGFRKGKPKGR